Within the Polymorphobacter megasporae genome, the region AAGCCGTGCGCCGCGGCGTCGAACCCCGGCGACATCGACAGGCCCGTCAGGACCATGACCGGCAGGATGACGAACGCTGTCGCTGAATAAGCGACGCGCTGGAGGATGTGATATTCCTTGTCGTCCTCGCCACGCGGGAACTTGAGCTTCGCGTGCTGGACGATGTCGTGCCAGATATTGATCGGCGCGATCTGCTTGAGCCGTGGCCAGATGTCATCCTGCAGGTGCCGCGTGACGAGCCCATAGATCAGGTAGGTCAGGCCGTTGAGGATGAACAACCACGCGAAGAAGAAATGCCAGCGGCGGGCGGTGGCGAGGTCGCGATTGGTCGGGAAGGTCGCCCATTCGGGGAAGCCCTGTGCGATGGGCTCGCCGTCGGCTCCCTTGGCGAGGCCAAGGACGCCGGTTGTCTCGACCGTGACCGGACCGACGCGAGTCATGCCGATCGGCGTGCCGTCAGCCTTACTGCTCGCGCCGATCTCGAACCAGCGGCGCGAGTCGTCATTGTTGGCGCCATACTGGCCCCAGTAGAGCGCCGGATGGGCGTTGAAGATGTTAAGTCCGCTCGCGATCAGGAAGCCGATGCACAGGACGTTGATCCAGTGGCAGACGCGCGTGACGACGCGGTGGCGGTAATAGACGCGCCCCGGCGGCGGCGCGACGACGGTGTCGGCGAGCGGCTGGCTGGGCGGCGTATCGGCAACGGAGGCCATGCGTGCGTCCTTCGGGTCGCGGGCGTAATGGAGTGTCGCGGGCGGCGCGCCGGTTGTAAAGCGCGCCGCCCCCGGCTTGATGTCAGTGCGGCTTCGACGCCATCGCGTCCTTCTTCATCATCGCGTCGTGCTTCTTCATTTCGGCCTTGGTCATCTTCTTGCCCGCCATGTGGTCGGTGGCCATCGCATCGGTCGCCATCGCGTCGTGGGGGGCCATCTTGTCGGTCGCCATCGCATCGTGCGCGGCGGGCTTATCGGACTTCATCGCGTCCTGCGCCATCACGGCGGTCGTGCCGAACGCCGTGACAGCGGCGGCGAGCATCAGGGTCTTGATCAAGGTCATCGTCTTCTCTCTCAGATGGGCCGCCCGCCCCGAGGCGACCGGCGGTGGGTAAAGCAGGGTCAGCCGCGGACCGCGGCGAGGATCGGGCCGCCGCTCGTCTGGACAAGCACCGCAGTCAGCAGACCGGGCGCGGCGGCGGGAAGCTTGAGCGTCGCTGCCGCCCCGTCCCATTTGCCGAGCTTGACAAGCTGGCGGACGACGTTGCGGTGGCCGATCGTCCGGCCGGTATTCTCGCCGGCACGGATCGCGACCGCGATCGTCCGCGGATCGTAGCGAACGAGCCAGACATCGGCACCGCCGGCGGCAACGCTCCCCGAGCCAACCGCGACGCTGTCGGCGGTGAGGGTCAACGCGGGGCCGGCGTGGCGGCGAACGCCCTTGAGCGCGCCTTCGATCTGGCCGTGCTGCGCACCGACTACGTCGGTGGTGCCGTCGACGATGACCTGCGGCGTCCACACCTGGTCATGGTGCAGGCCGCGGGCATAATCCCACTGCCGCGACGTCTGCGCCGCGCTGGCAAACGTATCCTTCCAGCCGAGCTGATCCCAGTACGTCACCGCGAAAGTCAGCGCGAGGATGTCGGGGCGGTCGGCGATGGCGTTGAGGTTGGTGATCGCGGGCGGGCACGACGAGCATCCCTGCGACTGATACAGCTCGACCACTGTCGGGTGCGACGCGTCGATCGGCTGGGCGGCCAGGGGAGCTGAGATCAGGGCGGCGGCGAGCAGGGCGGAACGGAGCATCTTCACTGTCCTCGTGAGTGTTCGAGGACTTGTTCGGCAGGACGCGAGTGGCGGTTACAGCTAATTTGTCATCCCGGCAGAGGCCGGGATGACAAATTATGGCGTGATCGGCTTAGTGCCGCGTCAGGCGATAAAGCTCAGCAGGTCGGCGTTGAGACGGTCCTTTGCGGTCATGTGGAGACCGTGCGGCTCGTCGTCATATTCGATCAGCTTCGATCCCGCGATCATCCGCGCCGCGACGCGCCCCGAGCTGTCGATCGGCACCGTCTGGTCGGCGGTGCCGTGGATGATCAGCGTCGGCATCGTGAACGCCGCCATGTCGGGCCGGAAATCGGTCCCGGCGAAAGCCTTGGCGCATTCGATCGTCGCGCGCTGCGACCCCATCATCGCGATCTGCTGGGTCCACTGCAGATGCTCGGCCGAGACGCGCTTGCGCAGCAGCGAGTTGCCGTAGAATTGCTGGCCGAAGCTGCCGAAGAACGCGGCGCGATCCTCCTTCATGCCCTTGAGCATGTCGTCGAACACCGACTGGTCGACCCCGGTCGGATTGTCTTCGGTCTTGAGCAGATACGGCGTCACTGCGCTGACCAGAACTGCCTTGGCAATCTTCGCGCCACCGTGGCGGCCAAGATAGCGCGCGACCTCGCCGCCACCCATCGAGAAGCCGACCAGCGTGATATCGCTCAGGTCGAGATGGTCGATCAGCTGCGCCAGATCGTCGCTCATCGTGTCATAGTCGTAGCCGTTCCACGGTTGGCTCGACCGGCCGAAGCCGCGACGGTCATAGGCGCAGACGCGATAACCGTGCTCGGCGAGGAAGGTCGCCTGCTCGGACCACATGTCGGCGTCGAGCGGCCAGCCGTGGATCAGGACGATGACGCGCCCGCTGCCCCAGTCATTGAAGTAGATTTCGGTGCCGTCGCTCGTTGTGAATGTCGTCATCGCTCGCTCCTCGGTTACGGCCCATCAACCGCTGCGATCCGGGGAAGTTCAGCGGTGACACCGAAGCTTCATGGACCTGCGCGCTTGCACCAGCGCCGCCGACACCATAGCGGCAGAACCGCAAAACGGGATCGATCGATGCTCCAGCTTTATTCGGCCGGCGAAAAACGGGTGACGTGCGACGGCGATCTGACAACGGCGCTGTTGCCGCCGGGAATCGTCTGGCTCGACCTGAACGATCCGTCGAAGGCCGAGGAAGCGTTCGTCGAGCGCGTCCTCGGCATCGCCGTCCCGACCCGCGACGAGATGGTCGAGATCGAGCCGTCGAGCCGTCTTTACCAGGACGGCGATACGGTCGTCGTTATCGCCAGCCTCCTCGCCGGGGCTGCCGAGGCAACCCCGATTACAACAGCGGTGTCGTTCGTCCTGACACCGACGCACCTCGTGACGATCCGCTATGCCGCGCCGAAGGCGTTCGAGCTGTTCAGCGCGCATGTCGAACGCTCGCCGACGTTGTGCACCGACGCGACGATGACCTTGATCCATCTGCTCGATGCAATCGTCGACCGGATGGCTGATGTGCTCGAGGGCGTCGGGGCGGAGATGGACAATATCTCGAAATCGACCTTCCGCCGTGGCGGGTCGCGGACCCAGCGGATGACCAACGCCGCGCTTCAGGTTCTGCTGACGCGGATCGGTCATGTCCACGATATCGTCTCGAAGTCGCGGGTCAGCGGCGTCAGCCTCGCCCGGCTGATCAGTTTCCTCGGCAGTACGCTCGACCCGAAGGGGACGAAGGAGCATCTCGACGGGCTGGCGAAGGACGTATCGTCGCTGACCGACCATGCGAGCTACTTGAGCGGCAACATCACCTTCCTGCTCGACGCCGCGCTCGGGCTGATCAACATCGAGCAGAACGCGATCATCAAGATCTTCTCGGTCGCGGCGGTCATCTTCATGCCGCCGACGCTGGTCGCGAGCATCTACGGCATGAACTTCAAGAACATGCCCGAGCTCAATTTCCACTACGGCTACCCGATGGCGCTCGGGATTATGGTCTGCTCGGCGGTGCTGCCGTACCAGTTCTTCAAGAGCCGGGGGTGGCTCTAGCGCGGGTCGAGCGCACAGCCGTATGCCGGGGTGTAGGTCGCGGTGTGCTTCGCCAGCAGCGGCACCCACGCGGTGATCCGCTTCGCCGCCGGATCATCCTTCATCTTGACGATCTCCATGCCGGGCTCGAAGTCGGTCGCGCATGATTTCATGTCGCGGTTGCCGACATAGCGGCAGGAGCAGACGACGTGCGCGACATAACCGCTGGCGAGATCGGCGCGGCGGCCCCACGAGCTCTGCTCGAGCCACAGCCAGCCGAGACCGCCGACGACGGCGATCGTACCCAGCATGATCAGCCACCAATATCTTGCCTTCACCGGCACGCCCCCACTACCATCGTCGGCCAACCGGAGAATGCTGACGCGATGCGGGCCGTGCGATCAAGTCTGATTCTGATGGTTAGCCTGTGGGCGGGGCCGTCGATCGGCAAGACGGCGACGGAAACTGCGGTCGACCAGCTGTTTTCCGGCAAGGCGATCGGCGAGACCCGCGCGATCGTCGTCCTCCAGGACGGCAAGCCGGTGATCGAGCGCTATGCCCCCGGTTATGGCCCGGACAACCGTTTCATCTCGTGGTCGATGGCCAAGTCGGTGACGTCGACCCTGCTCGGTACGCTCGTCGCGGCCGGCAAGCTCGACCTCAATGCCCCCGCGCCGGTGCCGGCATGGCACCGCGACCCCGCCGACCCGCGCGGCAAGATCAAGCTGATCGACCTCGTCTATATGTCGTCGGGCCTCGCGCACTCGGAAACCGGGCCGCCGGTCGAGGGCGCCGACACCAACCGCGCCTTGTTCAGCGACGAGAGCAACGACGCCGCTGCCGCCGCCGAGGCTGCGCAGCTCAAGTACGCGCCGGGCACGCGCTTCGAATATTCGACGCTGACGACGGTAATCCTCGATGACATCATCGTCCGGACGATCGCCCCCGGCGCAACGACCCCTGCGGCGCGGCGTGCGGCGATGCAGGCGTTTCTCCACGACGCGCTGATCGTGCCGTCGGCGATGGCGAGCCTCGTCTGCGAATACGATGCCGCGGGGACGATGCTCGGCGGCTCGTTCTGTCACGCGACTGCGCGCGACTGGGCGAAGTTTGGCCAGATGTACCTCGACAATGGCGTCGTCGGGGGTAAGCGGGTCGTTGCCGCGTCGTGGGTCGCCTTCGTCCGCAGGCAATCACCGACCAACCCGGCGTACGGCGGACAATTCTGGCTCAACCACCCGGGGAACGCCGAGGGCCACCCGGCACTCTTCCCCGACCAGGGCCCCGACGACCTCTATTCGGCGATCGGCCACCTCGGGCAGTACGTTATGGTCGCGCCGTCGAAGCACCTCGTCGTCGTCCGCCTCGGCAAGACCCCCGACGGCGAGCGCAGCGGCCTGCTCCCGGCGCTGGGCGCGCTGGTCAACAGCTTCCCCGACGCAAAGTGACCGACCACAGAATTATAGACGTCAAGCTCGACGAACGGACGATCCTGTGGCGCAATGCCGACATCGAGCAGGAGCGCCGCGTCGCGATTTTCGACCTGCTCGAAGGCAATTTCTTCAAGCCGGTGACGGCGTACGACGACGGCTATGCCGGGCCGTACAAGGTCGTGATGGGGGTCGAAGAGGGGCGGCTGACCGTCGCCGTCGCGACCACCGGCGACGCGCCACTGGAGGCGTTCGTCATCCCGCTATCGCCGTTCCGCCGCACCGTCCGCGACTATTTCGCGATCTGCGACAGTTACTTCAAGGCAATCCGCAACGCCACGCCGAGCCAGATCGAAACGATCGACATGGCCCGCCGCGGCATCCACAACGACGCGGCCGAAATGGTCATCGAACGCCTGGCGGCCCGTGTCGAAGTCGACTTCGACACCGCCCGCCGCCTGTTCACACTGATCTGCGTGCTGCATATCAGGCAGTGATCCACCCTTCCGTCATCCCCGCGAAGGCGGGGACCCATCACCACAACCCGCTGGGTGATGGGTCCCCGCCTTCGCGGGGATGACGAACTAACGACAGGTTTCACTGATGTCCGTCATGTCCGACCGCTGGATTCGCGAGCAGGCGCTCTCGACCGGGATGATCGAGCCGTTCGTCGACCGGCAGCAGCGCGAAGGGGTGATCTCGTACGGGCTGAGCAGCTACGGCTATGACGCGCGGGTGTCGGACGAGTTCAAGATCTTCACCAATGTCGATTCGGTCACCGTCGACCCGAAGGACTTTCACCCGGCGAGCTTTGTCGACCGCAAGACCGACTGCTGCATCATCCCGCCGAACAGCTTCGCGCTGGCGCGGACGGTCGAGTATTTCCGGGTGCCGCGCGACGTGCTGGTGATTTGCCTTGGCAAGTCGACGTATGCGCGGTGCGGGATTATCGTCAACGTGACGCCATTGGAGCCGGGGTGGGAGGGGCACGTCACGCTCGAATTCTCGAACACGACGCCGCTGCCGGCGAAGGTCTATGCCAATGAAGGCGCGTGCCAGTTCCTGTTCCTGATGGGCAACGAGCCGTGCGAAGTCAGCTATGCCGACCGCGCGGGCAAGTATCAGGGGCAGCGCGGGGTGACTTTGCCGAAGCTCTAACGAACCAGGGGTTCGTCGCCGTCACTCCGCGTCAGAAGCGCGTCGCGAACTGGAGACCGCCGCCGCCGCTGTCGCCGTACGCGGTCAGGCGGGTGTGGTCGCTCAGGCGGCGGGTGAACAGATACGCCGAGCCCTCGCCGATCGCCGCGCCGGCAACCGCATCGTACCAGTGATGGTCGCGGGTGTGGACGCGGGCGAAGCCGACCGTCGCCGCGAACAGTTCGAACGGTAGCCCGACCTGCCAGCCGTAGCGCGCATGGAGATAGCCCGCTCCGGCGAAGGCGATCGATGTATGTGCCGACGGGAACGAGTGTTCGCCGCCGTTGGGACGGCGCTCGTTGACCGAATATTTGAGTGCTTCGGTCGCGCCCAAGGTCAAAGCGCCGGTCTCGGCCAGTTCGATCAGCCCGGTATTGTCGTGCTCATAAAGCGAGATGCCGCCGGCGGCGAGCGGGATGCCGATCTCGCCGACGTTGGCGAGACCATGCCAGAACTTGTCGCTGGCGGCGGCAGGGGTCGCGGCAAGTACGGAAATGAAAGCGAGGATGGCGAAGCGCGACATATCTGATCCCGGGACCGGCAGGTGAAGTTGCTGGCCTAACCGTCCGCAACAACGCGGTCGAGCAGGGTCAGCCACGCTGCGGCGGAATGACCGATACGGTGTTGCAGCAACAGCGCACTGCTCGCGCTGGAATCGGGGACTGTCCCGGCTACGGCCCGTACTGTAGCGGACAAAGCTGCGGCGGTTGGCGCAGCAACGCGGCCGAAGCTCGGGTGGCACAGGATTTCGGGCACCGCGGGTGAGCAAGGCGTCGTCACGACGGGCACGCCTGCGGCAAGCGCTTCGATGAGCACCGCCGGATAGCCTTCGTAGCGCGACGTACACAGCAGGGCATCGGCGCGCGCGAGGTACGGCGCGACACTGGAAACATGGCCCGCGAAGGTGACGCGATCGGCGACCCCAAGCGCGGCAGCACGGGCTTCGAGGCGGCCACGCTCACGCCCGTCGCCGAGCAGGTCGAGCCGCCATTCCGGGCCGAGCGCGGCGAGAGTTTCGAACGCGAGGCCGAAATCCTTCTGCGGCATCAGCCGCCCGGCGGCGACGAGCGTGCGGGTCGCTGATGATGCCAGCGTTCGCGGCGGTGCACCCGTCCAGTCGTCGGACAAATTGGGCTCAGCGACCGTCGCGACGCGGCGTCCGAGCACCGCCTCGGCCTCGGCAGCGAGCGCGGGCGACATCGCGACGAGCGCCGCATAATGCCGCGTCGCGCGGGCGAACCAAGCATTGAGCAGGCGCTGCCCGGGGGGGCCGCGCTCGGCGACGCGGATCGGGTTGCTGATCTTGGCGACGACCGGCAATCGCATCCCGGCGAGCCGCATCGCGCTGAAGGCGGGGACGTGCCAGTTGCCCGGGGAGACGACGACGTCGGGGGCGAGGCTTGCGACCATGCCCGCGGCGGCGTGGCCGAAGCGCAGCCGGTCGGGGATGTCCCGGGTCAACGCGCGGCGAAACTCGACCACCGCCAGCCCGTCGGCGAGCGCCCGCGCGACCCCGGCCTCAGTCCCAGCAACGATCGTAATGCGCCGCCCGGCCTCCGCCCAGCGCTGTGCGAGACGGATCGCGATGCGTTCGCTGCCGCCGCCGGAGAAATCGTGGAGGACGAGCGCGATATGCGCCGCGCGTCCGTCGATGCTGGTCAACCGGTAATTCCTCCGCGTCGCTTGACTAGCGGGCGCCCGGTCACAAATCTATAACCACCGCCAAACGATCATCCTTGGGAGTCTTCATGCGTTCGATCCTGTTGCTCGGTGCCGCCCTGCTGGTCGTTGCCGCCGCGCCCGCGAAGCCGACGTACGGCGACTATGGCTTCGACGCCGCCGGCATGGACCGCAGCGTGACTCCGGGGAACGACTGGGGGCGCTTCGCCAACGGCAAGTACCTCGACGATCTCGTCATCCCCGACGACCGCTCGAATTACGGCATGTTCACCAAGCTGCGCGATCTGAGCCAAGAGCGGACGCGCGGGCTGGTCGAGGCTGCCGCCGCGACGAATGCCCCCGCCGGGACTGAAGGCCGCAAGATCGGCGATTATTATGCGAGCTTCATGGATGCGGCGACGATCGAGAAGAAGGGACTAGCTCCGCTCCAGCCGCGTCTGGATGCGATCGCGGCGATCGGCGACCGGGCGAAGCTGGCGGCGACGCTGGGCGACTTCAACCGCGAGGGGATCGACGCGCCGGTCAACCTGCGGCTGCGGCAGGACCTCAAGAACCCCGACATCTACAGCGTCTACATCGGCCAAGGCGGGCTCGGCATGCCCGATCGCGACTATTACCTCGACACCAAGAACCCGAAGTTCGCCGAGGTGCGGACGAAGTATCAGGCGTATGTCACGCAACTGCTGTCGCTTGCCGGGGTCCCCGACGCCGCCGCCAAGGCGAAGATGGTCTACGATCTCGAGGCGAAACTGGCGGCGGTCCAGTGGAGCCGGGTCGAGCGGCGGCAGGTCGACAAGACGTACAACCCCGTCGCCACCGCCGAGCTGGCGGCGAAGGACCCCGGCCTTGACTGGACCGCGTTCCTAACCGCTGCCGGGGTCGCGAGCCAACCGCGGATCATCGTCACCAACCCGAGCGCAATCGCGGGCACGGCGAAGCTCGTTGGCGACGAACCGCTCGATGCGTGGCAGGCTTATCTGACCTTCCACACGCTCGACCGCTGGGCGCCGCTGCTGCCGGCGAAGTTCGTCGATGC harbors:
- a CDS encoding DUF1223 domain-containing protein is translated as MLRSALLAAALISAPLAAQPIDASHPTVVELYQSQGCSSCPPAITNLNAIADRPDILALTFAVTYWDQLGWKDTFASAAQTSRQWDYARGLHHDQVWTPQVIVDGTTDVVGAQHGQIEGALKGVRRHAGPALTLTADSVAVGSGSVAAGGADVWLVRYDPRTIAVAIRAGENTGRTIGHRNVVRQLVKLGKWDGAAATLKLPAAAPGLLTAVLVQTSGGPILAAVRG
- a CDS encoding glycosyltransferase produces the protein MTSIDGRAAHIALVLHDFSGGGSERIAIRLAQRWAEAGRRITIVAGTEAGVARALADGLAVVEFRRALTRDIPDRLRFGHAAAGMVASLAPDVVVSPGNWHVPAFSAMRLAGMRLPVVAKISNPIRVAERGPPGQRLLNAWFARATRHYAALVAMSPALAAEAEAVLGRRVATVAEPNLSDDWTGAPPRTLASSATRTLVAAGRLMPQKDFGLAFETLAALGPEWRLDLLGDGRERGRLEARAAALGVADRVTFAGHVSSVAPYLARADALLCTSRYEGYPAVLIEALAAGVPVVTTPCSPAVPEILCHPSFGRVAAPTAAALSATVRAVAGTVPDSSASSALLLQHRIGHSAAAWLTLLDRVVADG
- a CDS encoding magnesium transporter CorA family protein, with protein sequence MLQLYSAGEKRVTCDGDLTTALLPPGIVWLDLNDPSKAEEAFVERVLGIAVPTRDEMVEIEPSSRLYQDGDTVVVIASLLAGAAEATPITTAVSFVLTPTHLVTIRYAAPKAFELFSAHVERSPTLCTDATMTLIHLLDAIVDRMADVLEGVGAEMDNISKSTFRRGGSRTQRMTNAALQVLLTRIGHVHDIVSKSRVSGVSLARLISFLGSTLDPKGTKEHLDGLAKDVSSLTDHASYLSGNITFLLDAALGLINIEQNAIIKIFSVAAVIFMPPTLVASIYGMNFKNMPELNFHYGYPMALGIMVCSAVLPYQFFKSRGWL
- a CDS encoding alpha/beta fold hydrolase is translated as MTTFTTSDGTEIYFNDWGSGRVIVLIHGWPLDADMWSEQATFLAEHGYRVCAYDRRGFGRSSQPWNGYDYDTMSDDLAQLIDHLDLSDITLVGFSMGGGEVARYLGRHGGAKIAKAVLVSAVTPYLLKTEDNPTGVDQSVFDDMLKGMKEDRAAFFGSFGQQFYGNSLLRKRVSAEHLQWTQQIAMMGSQRATIECAKAFAGTDFRPDMAAFTMPTLIIHGTADQTVPIDSSGRVAARMIAGSKLIEYDDEPHGLHMTAKDRLNADLLSFIA
- a CDS encoding serine hydrolase domain-containing protein, with product MVSLWAGPSIGKTATETAVDQLFSGKAIGETRAIVVLQDGKPVIERYAPGYGPDNRFISWSMAKSVTSTLLGTLVAAGKLDLNAPAPVPAWHRDPADPRGKIKLIDLVYMSSGLAHSETGPPVEGADTNRALFSDESNDAAAAAEAAQLKYAPGTRFEYSTLTTVILDDIIVRTIAPGATTPAARRAAMQAFLHDALIVPSAMASLVCEYDAAGTMLGGSFCHATARDWAKFGQMYLDNGVVGGKRVVAASWVAFVRRQSPTNPAYGGQFWLNHPGNAEGHPALFPDQGPDDLYSAIGHLGQYVMVAPSKHLVVVRLGKTPDGERSGLLPALGALVNSFPDAK
- a CDS encoding cytochrome b/b6 domain-containing protein, which encodes MASVADTPPSQPLADTVVAPPPGRVYYRHRVVTRVCHWINVLCIGFLIASGLNIFNAHPALYWGQYGANNDDSRRWFEIGASSKADGTPIGMTRVGPVTVETTGVLGLAKGADGEPIAQGFPEWATFPTNRDLATARRWHFFFAWLFILNGLTYLIYGLVTRHLQDDIWPRLKQIAPINIWHDIVQHAKLKFPRGEDDKEYHILQRVAYSATAFVILPVMVLTGLSMSPGFDAAAHGFLPQLFGGRSSARSIHFIVMDLTIAFIVVHVAMVILAGPINQLRSMITGWYDTGQNRKNGARRS
- a CDS encoding phosphatase PAP2 family protein; amino-acid sequence: MSRFAILAFISVLAATPAAASDKFWHGLANVGEIGIPLAAGGISLYEHDNTGLIELAETGALTLGATEALKYSVNERRPNGGEHSFPSAHTSIAFAGAGYLHARYGWQVGLPFELFAATVGFARVHTRDHHWYDAVAGAAIGEGSAYLFTRRLSDHTRLTAYGDSGGGGLQFATRF
- the dcd gene encoding dCTP deaminase, which codes for MSVMSDRWIREQALSTGMIEPFVDRQQREGVISYGLSSYGYDARVSDEFKIFTNVDSVTVDPKDFHPASFVDRKTDCCIIPPNSFALARTVEYFRVPRDVLVICLGKSTYARCGIIVNVTPLEPGWEGHVTLEFSNTTPLPAKVYANEGACQFLFLMGNEPCEVSYADRAGKYQGQRGVTLPKL
- a CDS encoding UPF0262 family protein — its product is MTDHRIIDVKLDERTILWRNADIEQERRVAIFDLLEGNFFKPVTAYDDGYAGPYKVVMGVEEGRLTVAVATTGDAPLEAFVIPLSPFRRTVRDYFAICDSYFKAIRNATPSQIETIDMARRGIHNDAAEMVIERLAARVEVDFDTARRLFTLICVLHIRQ